Proteins encoded together in one Pseudomonas sp. Seg1 window:
- a CDS encoding AraC family transcriptional regulator encodes MRPILTLRQYTHDLIVHSHEHAQLVFGLSGALDFEVEGCGSQVRQQSFVVIPSGAHHACGSPQGSRCLVLDIPDGQWLADSLGDHAEASRRLLDTPARLSLDGGQSQLVSWLAHSPVSDPLIAQQGAVLLLASLNHAQPVECAARRLPYAALDAHIEQNAAYPLQVADLARVAGLSSARLHARFMAECGQTPMDYIRSRRLRLAVQLLRDTALPIGEIASRVGYSSQSAFSAAVLREFGSSPGQLRRDSCDKRR; translated from the coding sequence ATGCGACCGATTCTCACCCTGCGTCAGTACACCCACGACTTGATCGTTCACAGCCACGAGCATGCCCAATTGGTGTTCGGTCTGTCCGGTGCGCTGGATTTCGAGGTCGAGGGCTGCGGCAGCCAGGTGCGGCAGCAGAGTTTCGTGGTTATCCCTTCCGGCGCCCATCACGCCTGCGGCAGTCCGCAGGGCAGTCGCTGTCTGGTGCTGGATATTCCTGACGGGCAATGGCTTGCCGATTCACTCGGTGATCATGCCGAGGCCAGCCGCCGCTTGCTCGACACTCCTGCTCGTCTGTCGCTGGATGGCGGGCAAAGCCAATTGGTCAGTTGGCTGGCGCACAGTCCGGTCAGCGACCCGCTGATTGCCCAGCAAGGTGCGGTGTTGCTGCTGGCCAGCCTCAATCATGCGCAACCGGTCGAATGCGCCGCCCGGCGCCTGCCCTATGCGGCACTGGATGCGCACATCGAACAGAACGCCGCTTACCCCTTGCAGGTCGCCGATCTGGCGCGGGTTGCCGGGTTGTCCAGCGCGCGTCTGCATGCACGTTTCATGGCCGAATGCGGGCAGACGCCGATGGATTACATTCGCAGTCGACGGCTGCGTCTGGCTGTGCAACTGCTGCGCGACACCGCATTGCCGATAGGTGAAATCGCCAGTCGCGTCGGTTACAGCTCGCAGAGTGCCTTTTCAGCCGCGGTCCTACGTGAGTTCGGCTCATCACCCGGCCAGCTTCGGCGCGATTCCTGCGACAAAAGACGATAG
- a CDS encoding UDP-2,3-diacylglucosamine diphosphatase, with amino-acid sequence MTSAELARPSRKQRVRTLWISDVHLGTRDCQAEHLSQFLKGYHADKIYLVGDIIDGWKLRGGMYWPQAHTNVIRRLLTMSKRGTEVIYVTGNHDEFLRRYSKLILGNIQLVDEAVHVTADGRHLLVIHGDQFDVITRYHRWLAFLGDSAYEFTLTLNRWLNHWRARYGYGYWSLSAYLKHKVKTAVSFISDFEEAIAHECVKRELHGVVCGHIHHAEIRKVGEVDYLNCGDWVESCTALIEHWDGTIELYRLADAQAREAELKAAKVVEVA; translated from the coding sequence ATGACCAGCGCCGAGCTCGCCAGACCCAGTCGTAAACAACGGGTGCGCACCTTGTGGATTTCCGACGTGCACCTGGGCACGCGGGATTGCCAGGCCGAGCACTTGTCGCAATTTCTCAAGGGCTACCATGCCGACAAGATCTACCTGGTCGGCGACATCATCGACGGCTGGAAACTGCGCGGTGGCATGTATTGGCCGCAGGCGCACACCAACGTGATTCGCCGCTTGCTGACCATGAGCAAGCGCGGCACCGAGGTGATCTATGTCACCGGCAACCACGATGAATTCCTGCGCCGGTATTCGAAACTGATTCTGGGTAACATTCAGTTGGTCGACGAGGCGGTGCACGTCACGGCGGACGGTCGGCACTTGCTGGTGATTCATGGCGACCAGTTTGATGTGATTACCCGTTATCACCGCTGGCTGGCTTTTCTCGGCGACTCCGCCTACGAGTTCACCTTGACGCTCAATCGCTGGCTCAACCACTGGCGCGCCCGTTATGGCTACGGTTACTGGTCGTTGTCGGCGTATCTGAAGCACAAGGTGAAGACCGCGGTGAGTTTTATCAGCGATTTTGAAGAAGCCATCGCCCATGAATGCGTGAAGCGCGAACTGCACGGTGTGGTGTGCGGACACATTCACCATGCCGAGATTCGCAAGGTCGGTGAGGTGGATTACCTCAATTGCGGCGATTGGGTGGAGTCGTGCACGGCGCTGATCGAGCATTGGGATGGCACGATCGAGCTGTATCGGCTGGCGGATGCGCAGGCGCGTGAGGCGGAACTCAAGGCTGCCAAAGTCGTTGAGGTTGCCTGA
- a CDS encoding HD domain-containing protein produces MNASARFTHMQDGTQEDWAIIAADFSAYAKQLPSRIMTHLKLLEGDFGGFPVDRLTHSLQTATRAFRDGRDEEYVVCALLHDIGDTLGSYNHPDIAAAILKPFVSAENLWMVEKHGVFQGYYFFHHLGMDRHLREQFKEHPQFQATAEFCAKYDAAAFDPTYDTLPLSFFEPMLERLFAQPKNSIYKAAMEEHSPA; encoded by the coding sequence ATGAACGCCAGCGCCCGTTTCACCCATATGCAGGATGGCACCCAGGAAGACTGGGCGATCATCGCTGCGGATTTCAGTGCCTATGCCAAGCAATTGCCGTCACGGATCATGACCCACCTGAAATTGCTCGAAGGCGATTTCGGCGGTTTCCCGGTGGACCGCCTGACCCATTCGCTGCAAACCGCCACCCGCGCCTTTCGCGACGGGCGTGACGAGGAATACGTGGTCTGCGCATTGCTGCACGACATTGGCGACACTTTGGGCTCGTATAACCATCCGGATATTGCGGCGGCGATCCTCAAGCCGTTCGTCAGTGCCGAGAATCTGTGGATGGTCGAGAAGCATGGGGTGTTTCAGGGTTATTACTTCTTTCATCATCTGGGCATGGATCGGCACTTGCGCGAGCAGTTCAAAGAGCACCCGCAGTTTCAGGCGACCGCCGAGTTTTGCGCCAAATACGACGCGGCGGCGTTTGACCCGACGTATGACACGCTGCCGTTGAGCTTCTTTGAACCGATGCTGGAAAGGCTGTTTGCGCAGCCGAAGAACTCGATCTACAAGGCTGCCATGGAAGAACACAGCCCAGCTTGA
- a CDS encoding DUF962 domain-containing protein, whose translation MENIKHFNSFAEFYPYYLSEHSNSTCRRLHFIGTTLVIFILAMTIAKGAWLLLLALPLAGYSFAWVGHFFFEKNRPATFQHPLYSLLGDFVMYRDMILGRVAF comes from the coding sequence GTGGAAAACATCAAGCATTTCAACAGCTTCGCCGAGTTCTATCCGTATTACCTCAGCGAACACAGCAACAGTACCTGTCGTCGATTGCATTTCATCGGCACGACACTGGTAATTTTCATTCTCGCCATGACCATCGCCAAGGGCGCTTGGCTGCTGTTGCTGGCCCTGCCGCTGGCCGGTTACAGCTTCGCCTGGGTCGGGCATTTCTTCTTTGAAAAGAACCGTCCGGCGACGTTTCAGCATCCGCTGTACAGCCTGCTCGGCGACTTCGTCATGTATCGCGACATGATCCTCGGTCGCGTGGCCTTCTGA
- a CDS encoding AraC family transcriptional regulator: MSERTTSASWAMGIVKALEMDGLDCRVLFKQLGLDYSALDDPDARFPQDSMTRLWQRAVELSGNPAIGLNMGKVVRPASFHVAGYALMSSNTLAEGFQRLVRYQRIIAESADLSFRLIEDGYALILTVHGDHLPPTRQSAEASLACALGLCGWLTGRTLHPVKVLVQGDEPEDLQPYKQAFHAPLMFNAPYDALIFERADMEAPLPTANEAMALLHDRFAGEYLARFSESRVTHKARQVLCRLLPQGEPKRDTVAQTLHLSQRTLQRRLQEEGTSFQQLLDDTRRELAEQYLAQPSMTLLEIAYLLGFADPSNFFRAFRRWFDTTPGDYRARLLQAPNVISDAKRPEYTAQTP, from the coding sequence ATGAGCGAACGAACAACTTCTGCAAGCTGGGCGATGGGGATTGTCAAAGCACTGGAGATGGACGGCCTGGATTGCCGGGTACTGTTCAAGCAACTGGGGCTCGATTATTCGGCCCTGGATGATCCGGATGCGCGTTTTCCGCAAGATTCCATGACCCGACTCTGGCAACGGGCGGTCGAGTTGTCCGGCAACCCGGCGATCGGCCTGAACATGGGCAAAGTGGTGCGCCCGGCGTCGTTCCATGTCGCCGGTTATGCGCTGATGTCCAGCAACACCCTCGCCGAAGGTTTCCAGCGACTGGTGCGTTATCAGCGCATTATTGCCGAAAGCGCCGACCTGAGTTTTCGTCTGATCGAGGACGGTTACGCGCTGATCCTGACGGTGCACGGCGACCATCTGCCGCCGACCCGGCAAAGTGCCGAGGCTTCGCTGGCCTGCGCTTTGGGCCTGTGTGGCTGGTTGACCGGGCGCACGCTGCACCCGGTCAAAGTGTTGGTGCAAGGCGATGAACCGGAAGATCTGCAACCTTACAAACAGGCTTTCCATGCACCGCTGATGTTCAATGCGCCGTACGACGCGTTGATCTTCGAGCGCGCCGACATGGAAGCGCCGCTGCCCACGGCCAATGAGGCGATGGCGTTGCTGCATGACCGTTTTGCCGGGGAGTACCTGGCGCGGTTTTCCGAAAGTCGCGTGACCCACAAGGCGCGGCAGGTGCTGTGCCGTTTACTGCCTCAGGGCGAACCCAAGCGCGACACCGTTGCGCAGACTTTGCACCTGTCGCAGCGCACCTTGCAGCGCCGGTTGCAGGAGGAGGGCACAAGCTTTCAGCAACTGCTCGATGACACCCGCCGCGAATTGGCCGAGCAGTATCTGGCGCAACCGAGCATGACGTTGCTGGAAATCGCCTATCTGTTGGGTTTTGCCGATCCGAGCAACTTCTTCCGCGCCTTCCGTCGCTGGTTCGACACAACGCCCGGTGATTACCGGGCGCGGCTGTTGCAGGCGCCGAATGTGATCAGTGACGCCAAAAGGCCGGAATACACAGCACAAACACCGTAA
- a CDS encoding TrkH family potassium uptake protein, giving the protein MALPTLRIIGFIIGIFLITLAVAMVVPMATLVIFERTSDLPSFLWASMITFVAGLALVIPGRPEHIHLRPRDMYLLTVSSWLVVCIFAALPFLLTQHISYTDSFFESMSGITATGSTVLNGLDTMSPGILMWRSLLHWIGGIGFIGMAVAILPLLRIGGMRLFQTESSDRSEKVMPRSHMVARLIVAAYVGITILGSLAFWWAGMSPFDAINHAMSAISTGGFSTSDQSLAKWTQPAVHWVAVVVMILGSLPFTLYVATLRGNRKALIKDQQVQGLLGMLLVTWLVLGTWYWWTTNLHWLDALRHVALNVTSVVTTTGFALGDYSLWGNFSLMLFFYLGFVGGCSGSTAGGIKIFRFQVAYILLKANLNQLIHPRAVIKQKYNGHRLDEEIVRSILTFSFFFAITICVIALLLSLLGVDWMTALTGAASTVSGVGPGLGETIGPAGNFATLPDAAKWILSFGMLLGRLEIITVFVLCIPAFWRH; this is encoded by the coding sequence ATGGCGTTGCCGACCTTACGGATCATTGGTTTCATCATCGGCATCTTCCTGATCACCCTGGCCGTCGCCATGGTTGTGCCCATGGCCACCCTGGTGATTTTCGAGCGCACCAGCGACCTGCCATCGTTCCTCTGGGCGAGCATGATTACCTTCGTCGCCGGTCTTGCGCTGGTGATTCCCGGCAGGCCCGAACACATTCACCTGCGCCCGCGTGACATGTATTTGCTGACTGTCAGCAGTTGGCTGGTGGTGTGTATTTTCGCCGCGCTGCCGTTTCTGCTGACCCAGCACATCAGCTACACCGATTCGTTCTTCGAAAGCATGTCCGGCATCACCGCCACCGGCTCGACCGTGCTCAACGGCCTCGACACCATGTCCCCCGGCATCCTGATGTGGCGCTCGCTGCTGCACTGGATCGGTGGCATCGGCTTTATCGGTATGGCGGTGGCGATTCTGCCGCTGCTGCGCATCGGTGGCATGCGCCTGTTCCAGACCGAATCCTCGGACCGTTCGGAAAAGGTCATGCCCCGCTCGCACATGGTGGCGCGGCTGATCGTGGCGGCGTATGTCGGCATCACCATCCTCGGCAGCCTGGCGTTCTGGTGGGCCGGGATGAGCCCGTTCGATGCGATCAACCACGCGATGTCGGCGATTTCCACCGGTGGTTTCTCGACGTCCGACCAGTCGTTGGCCAAGTGGACACAACCGGCGGTGCACTGGGTCGCGGTGGTGGTGATGATTCTCGGCAGCCTGCCGTTCACCCTGTACGTGGCGACGTTGCGCGGCAACCGCAAAGCGTTGATCAAGGATCAACAAGTGCAGGGCTTGCTCGGCATGTTGCTGGTGACCTGGCTGGTGCTCGGCACCTGGTATTGGTGGACGACCAATCTGCATTGGTTGGATGCGTTGCGGCATGTGGCGCTGAACGTGACGTCAGTCGTCACCACCACTGGTTTCGCCCTCGGCGACTACAGCCTGTGGGGCAACTTCTCGCTGATGCTGTTTTTCTATCTGGGCTTCGTCGGCGGCTGCTCCGGTTCGACGGCGGGCGGGATCAAGATCTTCCGCTTCCAGGTCGCGTACATCCTGCTCAAGGCCAACCTTAACCAACTGATTCACCCGCGTGCGGTGATCAAGCAGAAGTACAACGGTCACCGCCTCGATGAAGAGATCGTGCGTTCGATTCTGACTTTTTCGTTTTTCTTTGCGATCACCATCTGCGTTATCGCCCTGTTGCTGTCGCTGCTCGGCGTCGACTGGATGACCGCACTGACCGGCGCTGCCAGTACCGTGTCCGGCGTCGGCCCGGGTCTGGGCGAAACCATCGGTCCGGCGGGCAACTTTGCCACCCTGCCGGACGCGGCCAAGTGGATCCTGTCGTTCGGCATGCTGCTTGGCCGACTGGAAATCATTACGGTGTTTGTGCTGTGTATTCCGGCCTTTTGGCGTCACTGA
- a CDS encoding nitroreductase family protein, which yields MQALDALLNRVSVPRLVEPAPTAEQREALFGAALRAPDHGHLQPYRFLTVEGAAREQMGELLAEAAQMQEGEVTEAMIDKARNGPLRAPLVVVVIARLQEHVKYPKAEQLLAAGCAAHGILLAAYAQGIGAVWRTGDLAYSRHVAQGLGLTEGEEVIAFLYLGTPQKEPRVAEKADLAEFVSAWPGKA from the coding sequence ATGCAGGCTCTCGACGCTTTGCTCAACCGTGTTTCCGTTCCCCGCCTGGTCGAACCGGCCCCCACTGCCGAGCAGCGCGAAGCGCTGTTTGGCGCAGCGTTGCGCGCGCCGGATCACGGGCATTTGCAGCCGTATCGCTTCCTGACGGTCGAAGGCGCAGCGCGTGAGCAGATGGGCGAGTTGCTGGCTGAAGCTGCGCAAATGCAGGAAGGCGAAGTCACCGAAGCAATGATCGACAAGGCCCGCAACGGCCCGCTGCGTGCGCCGCTGGTGGTTGTGGTGATCGCCAGATTGCAGGAACACGTCAAGTATCCGAAGGCTGAGCAATTGCTCGCGGCCGGGTGTGCGGCGCACGGGATTTTGCTGGCGGCGTATGCGCAGGGGATTGGTGCGGTGTGGCGTACGGGTGATTTGGCGTATTCCAGGCATGTGGCGCAGGGTTTGGGCTTGACCGAGGGTGAAGAGGTGATTGCTTTCCTTTACCTCGGCACTCCGCAGAAAGAACCGCGTGTGGCGGAGAAAGCTGATCTGGCCGAGTTTGTCAGCGCCTGGCCTGGTAAAGCCTGA
- a CDS encoding HAMP domain-containing sensor histidine kinase — protein MRSLFWRILASFWLAIALVAGLSILLGHMLNQDAWILSRHPGLNTLASEWTQTYEAQGEEAAQDILEQRKRQYHIDVQVLNESGDPVVRGTFPRRAAAFEARQNNDDRRLPWRRLTDEFTSDKTGDTYLFIYRIPHPELDAWHRDSLLWPLSALGIALVVLTLFSLLVTFSITRPLSRLRGAVHDLGQTTYQQNSLAKLANRRDEFGVLATDFNRMGARLQSLIGSQRQLLRDVSHELRSPLARLRIALALAERANPEEREKLWPRLTRECDRLEALISEILVLARVDADNASAEEVDLNALLGTLQKDAQLGSPEQTVRLEAEPQLNLKGWPTMIERAIDNLLRNAQRFNPEDQAIEMQASRQGEKIIVSVRDHGPGVQEEHLKQLGEPFYRAPGQTAAGHGLGLAIARRAAERHGGSLTLANHPQGGFIASLELPLVPGAVVQP, from the coding sequence GTGCGTTCATTGTTCTGGCGTATTCTCGCAAGCTTCTGGCTGGCCATTGCTCTGGTGGCAGGGCTTTCGATTCTGCTCGGGCACATGCTCAATCAGGACGCGTGGATCCTCAGCCGCCATCCGGGCCTCAACACGTTGGCCTCCGAGTGGACGCAGACCTACGAAGCGCAAGGCGAAGAAGCCGCCCAGGACATCCTCGAACAACGCAAACGCCAGTATCACATCGACGTTCAGGTGCTCAACGAAAGCGGCGACCCGGTGGTACGCGGCACCTTCCCCCGCCGCGCCGCCGCCTTCGAAGCACGCCAGAACAACGATGACCGCCGCCTGCCATGGCGCCGCCTCACAGACGAGTTCACCAGTGACAAAACCGGCGACACTTACCTGTTCATTTACCGCATCCCGCACCCGGAACTCGACGCATGGCATCGCGATAGCCTGCTCTGGCCGTTGAGTGCGCTGGGCATCGCGCTGGTGGTGCTGACCCTGTTCAGTCTGCTGGTGACCTTTTCCATCACCCGCCCACTCAGCCGTTTGCGCGGCGCGGTGCATGATCTGGGGCAGACGACTTATCAGCAAAACAGCCTGGCGAAACTGGCCAACCGTCGCGATGAGTTCGGCGTACTGGCCACCGATTTCAACCGCATGGGTGCGCGTCTGCAAAGCCTGATCGGCAGTCAGCGCCAACTATTGCGCGATGTCTCACACGAACTGCGTTCGCCGCTGGCGCGGTTGCGTATCGCCTTGGCGCTGGCCGAACGCGCCAACCCTGAAGAGCGCGAAAAACTCTGGCCACGCCTGACCCGCGAGTGTGATCGGCTCGAAGCGTTGATCAGTGAAATTCTGGTGCTGGCGCGGGTCGATGCCGACAATGCCAGTGCTGAAGAAGTGGATCTGAATGCGCTGCTGGGTACCCTGCAAAAAGACGCGCAGCTTGGCTCGCCGGAGCAGACGGTACGCCTGGAAGCCGAGCCGCAACTGAACCTCAAAGGCTGGCCGACGATGATTGAGCGGGCCATCGACAACCTGCTGCGCAATGCTCAGCGTTTCAACCCTGAGGACCAGGCCATTGAAATGCAGGCATCGCGTCAAGGCGAAAAAATTATCGTGAGCGTGCGCGATCATGGGCCCGGGGTGCAGGAAGAGCATCTGAAGCAGTTGGGCGAACCGTTTTATCGGGCGCCGGGGCAGACTGCCGCCGGGCATGGTTTGGGATTGGCGATTGCGCGAAGGGCGGCGGAGCGGCATGGCGGCAGTCTGACGCTGGCCAATCATCCGCAGGGCGGGTTTATTGCCAGCCTGGAATTGCCGCTGGTGCCAGGCGCGGTGGTGCAACCCTAA
- a CDS encoding LTXXQ domain protein: MRKTLIALMFAAALPTVAMAMPQDGGPMGGPLDGPRHGGQMHGMHGKGPYSQLDLSREQREQIRKIMGEQMHERKQVVDKYLEKLSPADQKALKDEMAANHKEAEADVRAVLKPDQQKKFDEIQKKQAERRAEWAEFKAWKAQQPQKAQ, from the coding sequence ATGCGCAAGACTCTTATCGCTCTGATGTTCGCTGCCGCTCTGCCAACCGTCGCCATGGCCATGCCACAGGATGGCGGCCCGATGGGTGGCCCGCTCGACGGCCCACGCCACGGCGGTCAGATGCACGGCATGCACGGCAAAGGCCCGTACAGCCAACTCGACCTGTCCCGCGAACAGCGTGAACAGATCCGCAAGATCATGGGCGAGCAGATGCACGAGCGTAAGCAAGTGGTCGACAAGTACCTGGAAAAACTTTCGCCAGCTGACCAGAAAGCCCTGAAAGACGAAATGGCCGCTAACCATAAGGAAGCCGAAGCCGATGTGCGTGCGGTATTGAAACCGGATCAACAGAAGAAATTCGACGAGATCCAGAAGAAACAAGCCGAGCGCCGCGCCGAATGGGCCGAGTTCAAGGCGTGGAAAGCGCAGCAGCCGCAAAAGGCGCAATAA
- a CDS encoding response regulator transcription factor, translating to MSELLLIDDDQELCELLSSWLSQEGFQVRACHDGQSARKALAETAPAAVVLDVMLPDGSGLELLKQLRNDHADLPVLMLSARGEPLDRILGLELGADDYLAKPCDPRELTARLRAVLRRSHPAAVSTQLELGDLSFSPVRGVVSIDEKELTLTVSESRLLEALLKQPGEPLDKQELAQLALGRKLTLYDRSLDMHVSNLRKKIGPHPDGRPRIVALRSRGYYYSL from the coding sequence ATGAGCGAGCTGTTACTGATTGATGATGACCAGGAGTTGTGTGAACTCCTGAGCAGTTGGCTGAGCCAGGAAGGCTTTCAGGTGCGTGCTTGCCACGATGGTCAGAGCGCCCGCAAGGCACTGGCGGAAACCGCCCCGGCGGCGGTGGTGCTGGACGTGATGCTGCCCGACGGCAGCGGTCTGGAACTGCTCAAGCAACTGCGCAACGATCACGCCGATCTGCCGGTGCTGATGCTATCGGCACGCGGCGAACCGCTGGATCGTATCCTCGGCCTGGAACTGGGCGCCGACGATTACCTGGCCAAACCCTGCGATCCCCGTGAACTGACCGCTCGCTTGCGCGCCGTATTGCGCCGCAGTCATCCGGCCGCGGTGTCGACGCAACTCGAGTTGGGCGACCTGAGTTTCAGCCCGGTGCGCGGTGTGGTCAGCATCGATGAGAAAGAACTGACGCTGACCGTTTCCGAAAGCCGTCTGCTCGAAGCCTTGCTAAAGCAACCCGGCGAGCCGCTGGACAAACAGGAACTGGCGCAACTCGCCCTCGGCCGCAAGCTGACCCTGTACGACCGCAGCCTCGACATGCACGTCAGCAACCTGCGTAAAAAGATCGGCCCCCACCCGGACGGTCGCCCGCGCATCGTCGCCCTGCGCAGCCGCGGCTATTACTACAGCCTGTAA
- a CDS encoding translation initiation factor 2 → MRKGPLCLMLVTLSIMAPAHGEETTEGGNSTPLSLSAGSQITELQQRLKASEQQREELNKQLQNADNTRESAQLARLRQENQRLKLQLKEAQASPLPRLLTDQQQWFVTGAGVALLALLCGIFASGASRKRRQWLN, encoded by the coding sequence ATGCGCAAGGGTCCGTTGTGTCTGATGTTGGTCACGTTGTCGATCATGGCGCCCGCCCATGGTGAGGAAACTACCGAAGGCGGTAACTCCACGCCGCTGTCATTGAGTGCCGGCAGTCAGATCACCGAGTTGCAGCAGCGCCTCAAGGCCAGCGAGCAGCAGCGAGAAGAATTGAACAAACAACTGCAAAATGCCGACAACACACGCGAAAGCGCTCAGCTCGCCCGGCTACGCCAAGAGAACCAGCGCCTCAAGCTGCAACTCAAGGAAGCCCAGGCCAGCCCGCTGCCGCGCCTGTTGACCGATCAGCAGCAGTGGTTCGTTACCGGGGCCGGGGTAGCGCTATTGGCGCTGCTCTGCGGTATCTTTGCCAGTGGTGCAAGCCGAAAACGTCGGCAATGGTTAAATTGA
- a CDS encoding YciI family protein yields the protein MLYAIIATDVANSLEARLAARPAHLERLQVLKGEGRIVLAGPHPAVDSNDPGAAGFTGSLIVAEFDSLSAAQAWADADPYIAAGVYANVLVKPFKQVLP from the coding sequence ATGCTCTACGCAATCATTGCCACCGACGTCGCCAACTCGCTGGAAGCGCGCCTGGCTGCGCGCCCTGCGCATCTGGAACGTCTGCAAGTGCTCAAGGGCGAAGGCCGCATCGTCTTGGCCGGCCCGCATCCGGCCGTCGACAGCAATGATCCGGGCGCAGCGGGCTTCACCGGCAGCCTGATCGTCGCCGAATTCGACTCCCTGAGCGCCGCGCAAGCATGGGCTGACGCCGATCCGTACATCGCCGCTGGCGTCTACGCCAATGTGCTCGTCAAGCCGTTCAAGCAAGTCCTGCCGTAA
- a CDS encoding septation protein A encodes MKQFIDFIPLLLFFIVYKLDPRTVDVAGHELTVGGIYSATAMLIISSLVVYGALFIKQRKLEKSQWLTLIACLVFGSLTLAFHSETFLKWKAPVVNWLFALAFIGSHFIGDRLLIKRIMGHALTLPDPVWTRLNIAWIVFFLFCGAANLFVAFTFQSYWVDFKVFGSLGMTVLFLVAQGIYLSRHLHDTDTTTPKTED; translated from the coding sequence GTGAAACAATTCATCGATTTCATCCCGCTTCTGCTGTTCTTCATCGTCTACAAACTCGATCCCCGCACCGTCGACGTCGCCGGCCATGAGTTGACTGTAGGCGGTATTTACAGCGCCACCGCAATGCTGATCATCAGCTCTCTGGTGGTGTACGGCGCACTGTTCATCAAACAGCGCAAGCTGGAAAAGAGCCAATGGCTGACCCTGATCGCCTGCCTCGTGTTCGGCAGTCTGACCCTGGCCTTCCACAGCGAGACCTTCCTCAAATGGAAAGCCCCGGTGGTCAACTGGCTGTTCGCTCTGGCCTTCATCGGCAGTCACTTCATCGGTGACCGCCTGCTGATCAAACGAATCATGGGCCACGCGCTGACCCTGCCGGATCCGGTCTGGACACGCCTGAACATCGCCTGGATCGTCTTTTTCCTGTTCTGCGGGGCCGCCAACCTGTTCGTCGCCTTCACCTTCCAGAGTTACTGGGTCGATTTCAAGGTGTTCGGCAGCCTGGGCATGACCGTGCTGTTCCTGGTCGCACAGGGCATTTACCTGTCCCGTCACCTGCACGACACCGATACCACAACACCAAAAACCGAGGACTGA
- a CDS encoding PHP domain-containing protein: protein MNVDLHCHSTASDGALAPAVLVARAFENGVRVLALTDHDTLEGLAEARTAANELGMQLVNGVELSCTWGGATIHVLGYGFDVNAAPLVEAIAKLHDGRWLRSEEISRKLALKGMPGALDGARKIQQELGDSGNAPARPHFADWMVREGFVKDRAEAFRKWLGAGKLGDVKLHWPTLEDTVGTLRAAGAWVSLAHPWHYDFTRSKRRKLIADYIQAGGHAIEVVNGHQPAEQVGSLAILAREFGLLVSAGSDFHGPGGWSEIGQYRPVPEDLPPLWGRFKHDTVIAAV from the coding sequence GTGAATGTTGATTTGCACTGCCATAGCACGGCCTCCGATGGCGCCCTGGCGCCTGCGGTTCTGGTTGCGCGAGCGTTCGAGAACGGCGTGCGAGTCCTGGCGTTGACCGACCACGACACCCTTGAAGGCCTCGCCGAAGCGCGCACGGCCGCCAACGAATTGGGCATGCAACTGGTCAATGGCGTGGAATTGTCCTGCACTTGGGGCGGGGCGACCATTCATGTGCTGGGTTACGGCTTCGACGTTAACGCCGCGCCGTTGGTCGAGGCGATTGCCAAATTGCACGATGGCCGCTGGCTGCGGTCGGAAGAGATAAGCCGCAAACTCGCCCTCAAGGGCATGCCCGGCGCCCTTGACGGCGCCCGGAAGATCCAGCAGGAGCTGGGCGATAGCGGCAACGCCCCGGCCAGGCCGCATTTCGCTGACTGGATGGTGCGTGAAGGTTTTGTAAAGGATCGCGCCGAGGCGTTCCGCAAGTGGCTCGGCGCCGGCAAGCTGGGCGACGTCAAATTGCACTGGCCGACCCTGGAAGACACCGTTGGCACACTGCGCGCTGCTGGTGCCTGGGTCAGTCTGGCGCATCCGTGGCACTACGATTTCACCCGCAGCAAGCGCCGAAAGCTGATTGCCGACTATATTCAAGCAGGCGGGCATGCGATCGAGGTGGTCAATGGCCATCAGCCTGCGGAACAGGTCGGCAGCCTGGCAATCCTTGCCCGTGAGTTCGGTCTGCTGGTCAGCGCCGGCAGTGATTTTCATGGCCCAGGCGGCTGGTCCGAGATCGGCCAGTACCGGCCGGTTCCCGAGGACCTTCCACCCCTGTGGGGTCGGTTCAAACATGACACAGTTATTGCCGCCGTCTGA